The genomic window CTCGAGAATTACACCAAAGCCACTAATATCAGTGCAACTGCCTTGGCGCAATATGCAGGCGAAGTAAGGTTTTTAAGGGCTTTTATGTATACTTATCTGATCTTCCTTTTCGGCGATGTACCGTTAATCTCTAAAACACTCGATATTGGCGATGAAGAAGTATTTGGTCCGCGGAATAAAAGGGCAGAAGTGCTCGAATTTGTTTTTGCCGATTTAGATGCAGCAGCAGCTGGCCTTCCGACTACTTATACTGCTGCTGAACTTGGTCGTATTACCAAAGGTGCCGCATTTGCATGGAAAGCCAGAGTAGCGCTCTTTTTCGAAAAATGGAGTATTGCCGAGGCTGCTGCTAAATCAGTAATAGATCTGAATGTTTATCAGCTATATACAGCTGGTGGTACAGCCAAATGTTATAACGACCTTTTTACCTACAAAGGAAAATTAGCTGCGGGAGCCAACAAAGAAACCATTTTAGCAAGACCAAATGTGGCCGGCGTAAGTGTGCACAATACCAGTCGCGAAATTCAGGTACCCGATCAAACGAGCCGCTACTCGCCAACCAAATCTTTGGTAGATAGTTATTTATGTACAGACGGACTTCCGATAGATAAATCGCCATTGTATAGCGAAAGCACTTATGCTGATATCTTCAAAAACAGAGATCCACGTATGAACCAAACCATATTAACACCTGGTTGGGCTTGGGGCGGACAAGACGATGGTGATGCCGATGCCACTACAAATCCGATATTTAATACTCCTAAATGGAACGCCGATAAAAAGGGTTGTATAACAGGAACCGGATTTTACTTTAGCAAATACGTAGAAGTTGCTGCTGTGGGTACGGTAAGCCAGGATTCGAACGATATCCATCATATCCGTTATGCAGAAGTACTGCTTACTTTAGCAGAGGCGAGGTTGGAGCAAGGTACACTTACCCAAACTGATATTGATAATACCATTAATAAGTTGCGCGATCGTGTGGGGATGAAAAGAATGGTAATTACTGAACTTGCAGCGGCTGGCTTAGATTTAAGAACCGAAATCAGACGCGAAAGAAGGGTTGAACTGGCACTTGAAGGACAGCGCTATTACGACATACTCCGCTGGAAACAAGGCGATTTATTGGCTCAGGATGTAAAGGGGATGAAGAAAAGTTTGGTTGAAAGCTTTAACCAACAATATGTAGCTACCATCGCAACAGATGCCAACGGATATTTTGTGGTAAATACAGGTCGGAAATTTGTTGCTCCTAAGAATTATCTTTGGCCAATTCCAATTACACAATTGCAACGCAATCCGGTACTGGGACAAAATCCAGGCTGGTAGCTAATTTAAGAGGCTGTATCATTAATGTCGAATTGTCATCTTTGGCTTATCCACTTTATCGGGAAGTTCAACAGAGGCAGATTTGAATGGAAATTAAATTTATGATACAGCCTCTTTTTATTTATTAATTTAACCGATATGAAATTATACTCTTTTTTAGTACTGAGCATTTGCCTTTTAGGCGCTTGTTCACCTAAGATCACCAAGCAAGCTGAATCAAACAGTAACGTACTGCGCATCATGTCTTATAACCTTCACCATTGTAACCCACCATCAAAAGACAAAGAAGGTCTTATTGATATTGATGCCATTGCCAAAGCGATAGCACAACAAAAACCTGATCTTGTGGCTTTACAAGAGGTAGACGTGAATACCAAAAGATCGGGCATTATTAACCAGGCCGCTTTGCTGGCCACCAAATTGAAGATGAATTTTTATTTTGGTAAAGCAATTGATCATGATGGGGGCGACTACGGTGTAGCCATTTTATCGCGCTTTCCTCTGTCTGCACAGCAGACTTTTATGTTACCTAAAAATAACGATGCCAAAGCAGAACAAAGGATTTTGGCCATTGCCACTGCCGAAATTGCCAAAGGAGTTTTTATCCGTTTTGCTTCTACCCATCTTGATGCACAACGCCCGGAGGATAACCGTATCCTTCAAGCTAAGGAGATTAATCGGCTAACAGCAAAAGAAACCCTACCGCTAATTGTTGCAGGTGATTTGAACGCCGATCCAAGTTCGGAAAGCATTAAAATATTCGATTCGAATTTTACCAGATCATGTAGCGATTGTGGTTTTACCATTCCTGTAATCAACCCACGGAAAACAATTGATCATATTGGTTTTAAAACCGGAAATCCTTTTAAAATTGTTTCCCACGAGGTTATTCCTGAGCGTTATGCTTCTGATCATTTGCCTATCGTTGCAGTGCTCGAACTGAAAAAATAGCAAAACCATACGATTTACCCTACCTCTTTTTTAAAGCAGGGGGGATGCTAAAAGTGGGTTTCTTGTCGGCATCTTTAAAGTCTACTTCCATAAAGTAGCGCTTTTGTTTAATGATGTAATTTTCTATAAACCACAAAATATCAGGCAGGTTTTCAACCATTGGAGAACCTGCTATTTCGTGCCCCATACCTTGTACATACTGAAAATAATATGGATACCCATTTTTTTTGAAAGTGCGTGCCAGGTACTTGGAGCCAAAAAAGCCCCTGTTAAGTAATCTCACTTTGTTGTAAGGAACAAGTTTATCGGCTGTGCCATGAAAAAGCATCGTAGGTGCTGGTGGCATGGCATATTTTGGTGCACCATGATAACTTAATATTGCCCCGGCAAAAGAAATTACGCCTTTGTATTGAAAATGCTGTGGGAGTTTAGCCGATAAGGCTGTCGCATTTCGCTTGTTATAGTCGGTGTGTAGTGCAGTAATAGCACCCGCACTTGATCCTGATAGGATGATCATAGCTGTATCGATACCGAGTTCTTTTGCATTTTTAAGCAGATAAGCTGTTGCGTCGAAAACATCAGCCGTAGCCGTATCGATAGCTGCTTTTAAATTTGAAGTATTAAATGGACTTGGAAACCTCTTCCCTTTAAGGCCTAATCTATAGTCAACAGATACCACTTTAAAACCATGCCCTATCAAAGTATTAAAGTATTGATCAAATAATTTGCTGTCTCTGTGGCCCATTACAAAGCCACCACCAAATACAAAAAGCACTGTTGGCTTCGTTTCTGTTATTTTACCACTGTAATAAATATCTAACCTTAGTGTGCCGGAATCCGTTTGCGAAAATATTTTAGTATCTACATGATATTTTTTATCCTTGAGTATAATTTGCCCCATTGAGGATAGAGAACTGAATAAAAGCGTCAGGAACAGTAAGCTTAGCGGATATACTTTAATATTGGGCATCATCTATTTTTTAGGAAGAGGTTCGCTACTAGCCAAATGTGATCGGCTTTGATTTCTAAGCTAATTTATCGCATTTTCAGCTCAAGTGCAATTAAATACGCGATATTCTACGCTAAGGATTTAATTTAATCGGTTATAAATGCGAATGCCCTATTTTTATAGCCATTTAGCCTAAATAATAAGATATTTTTGCAAATAACGCCGTTTCTGAAAATAGGTGCAATAATTGGTGCTTTGCTATCTTTAAATTGCGATTTGATCAAGTTTAGGTTGTTTTCATCATAAAAACTAGAAGAGTTAATGTCATGCTGTATAAATTGAGAATTTTTACAGATCTGTATGTTAATTAGAATATCCTCAATTATCGGTGCAAGGAAGGATTATATTGAAAAAAGCCCTTTGTTAACATTTCTTAATAAATTAATATGAAAGCGCTGATAAGTTAAAATGCTTTGTCTTGCTTTGTAGCAAAAGAATTAATAATTGATTATGCAAAACAATCAGGTAACAGTTAGCCCAGATCTACAGCAGTTTATTGATATGTTCGAGCCCAGTAAATTTAAACTAATGTCTGGGGGAATCGAAATCAGGGGAATAAACGATATGCAAAGGAATATTGCCCAAGCTAAAGCAATCATCGAAAGATTAAAACTTCGCCTAATCGTATCGCATAATGCCGAAATGCTTAGCTATCGCGGCTTTGAAGTAAATAACCTATAAGTCAAAAACCGATTTGTCCGGTTTATAATTAGCCTGCCCATCAGGCTCATCATTAATTGATGTTCCGTTATACTTATAACATGTTTTTTCGATTGTGAATATAAATCAAAAAAACATGTGTTATACATCGATAAATAAAAAGAGGGCCACATATTAGCCCTCTTCTTTATCAAGTTGTTAATTGTATAATCCCAGCTCTGCAAGCGATGCAAACTGAAGACCATCTTGTGCTGAGTTCATAATTACCTTAAGGTATCTTAAGGTTTTGGTGCTGCCAAACCCAAAATATTGCACTCCGGCAGCATTTTGAGCTACATAATTGTTTACCGATGTGAAATTTATATTATCTGTACTTGTTAAAACCTGAAAGTTTTTAATCGCACGGCTCAATCCGCTTCTCTGCACTAAACTTAAGCCATTTGCCGATTTCGAAGATCCTAGATCAATCACAATTTGGTGCGGATAACTTGTTGCAGAAGTGGTCCAGCGTGAGTGCCAGAATGTACTGTGGCTACCATCAATTAGAGTAGCAGCCCTGCCATTGATGGCTCCCTCACCACTGGTTTCTTCAGAGCTGAAAGAATTGATGCTCCAGCCAGTTTTACTTAATTCGGTTAAAGGTGCAACATTGTCTTGCAGGGTAGAGGGATCAGTGCTTGGCGCCGGTAAACCCAAAGCAGCCATGTCTGCATATATTTGAGTAGTAGCTGCTGAAGTAGATAGATTCAATCCCCATTTTTGGAAGAAGTTACTTAAGTTTTTGCCCGATATACTACAAGCCTTCAGCATGAAATAACGCATCCTGGCATCATCATTAGCTAGGGTTGGATTTTCAACACGCATATCCTTGGCCAGGGTTCTGTAAAAATTATCACCATAGGCTAAGGTTAATTGTTGAAACATGCAGAGCCTGATAAACAGATCGGTTAAAGGATTGGCATAACTTGTTGATCCGTTATAATCTTTGGTGCCGGCAGGTTTTCCTAAATAGGTAAAAGCTTTTGGCCACACACCGTCGTTTACCAACCTGTTGATAGAAGGGGTAAGGGTACGTTGTACATATAAACTATATAGATTTACAGAAACCTCGCCTAGGGCTCCCCAACGCCACATCATTTGGTGCTGATGGCCTAATTCGTGCCATAAGCCCCAACCATTGGTGCCCACTGCGCTTAAGGTTAAAATGGCATTAACATCCGAGGTGATATACGCTGTGCGATAATCATAAGCGAAAAAATAATAGGCCGGATCTTCATGCTGCGTTAAAAGATAGGAATGGACATTTTTTGCATGAGCAGGTAGAGAGTTGTCTAAGCCGTTCAAATCATCCTCTAGCGCAATAACCTGTGTAATTTTGTTCAATATAGCACTCTGGTCTTCTGCTTGGTATTGTATTGCCTTAGTTCGTGATACTACGATAAAGCAATTTGTGCCCTCTAAAACCACATCAGGAGTAGTGTAGGTTTGTAATTGATTAATCCAATCTGAATTGGTGGTTATGCCAAGTTTGTAATATGGAGCGTATTGGTAACCGCTATTAAAAGTTACTTTAGTGGTAGAACCAGTTGTAGAATTGGTGTACCTGATCCATATTAAGCCGCCAACAGCGTTGGTAATGGTATTGGTACCCGCCGTTAACTGCACAGATGTGGGTTGCGTGTTCCATGTGCCATATCTAGAATAGGTACCAATTAATAATTTTGGCAGGCGGGTTCCTGTGGTTTGTTCTACGGTAATATCTAAAGTAGCACCCGGAGCCATGTATAAACCGGTTGCAGTAAAATCGGTCAAATAGTATCCATTTTTTAAGCGGTCCCTTTCAATTGATGCACTAATTTTTTCGGTGACATTAAAAACATTGGTTTGAGTGAGGGATTGCACACCTACGATGCCCATAGTTTTTTTGCTGTTTACAATTTCTTCTTGTAATACA from Flavobacterium sp. W4I14 includes these protein-coding regions:
- a CDS encoding hypothetical protein (product_source=Hypo-rule applied) is translated as MQNNQVTVSPDLQQFIDMFEPSKFKLMSGGIEIRGINDMQRNIAQAKAIIERLKLRLIVSHNAEMLSYRGFEVNNL
- a CDS encoding putative esterase (product_source=COG0400; cath_funfam=3.40.50.1820; cog=COG0400; pfam=PF07859; superfamily=53474; transmembrane_helix_parts=Inside_1_6,TMhelix_7_29,Outside_30_316): MPNIKVYPLSLLFLTLLFSSLSSMGQIILKDKKYHVDTKIFSQTDSGTLRLDIYYSGKITETKPTVLFVFGGGFVMGHRDSKLFDQYFNTLIGHGFKVVSVDYRLGLKGKRFPSPFNTSNLKAAIDTATADVFDATAYLLKNAKELGIDTAMIILSGSSAGAITALHTDYNKRNATALSAKLPQHFQYKGVISFAGAILSYHGAPKYAMPPAPTMLFHGTADKLVPYNKVRLLNRGFFGSKYLARTFKKNGYPYYFQYVQGMGHEIAGSPMVENLPDILWFIENYIIKQKRYFMEVDFKDADKKPTFSIPPALKKR
- a CDS encoding endonuclease/exonuclease/phosphatase family metal-dependent hydrolase (product_source=COG3568; cath_funfam=3.60.10.10; cog=COG3568; pfam=PF03372; superfamily=56219); this encodes MKLYSFLVLSICLLGACSPKITKQAESNSNVLRIMSYNLHHCNPPSKDKEGLIDIDAIAKAIAQQKPDLVALQEVDVNTKRSGIINQAALLATKLKMNFYFGKAIDHDGGDYGVAILSRFPLSAQQTFMLPKNNDAKAEQRILAIATAEIAKGVFIRFASTHLDAQRPEDNRILQAKEINRLTAKETLPLIVAGDLNADPSSESIKIFDSNFTRSCSDCGFTIPVINPRKTIDHIGFKTGNPFKIVSHEVIPERYASDHLPIVAVLELKK
- a CDS encoding hypothetical protein (product_source=Hypo-rule applied; cath_funfam=2.60.120.260; pfam=PF00754,PF13402,PF17291; smart=SM01276; superfamily=49785) translates to MKKKLLLLTVSAIVGLSACKKTAVLQEEIVNSKKTMGIVGVQSLTQTNVFNVTEKISASIERDRLKNGYYLTDFTATGLYMAPGATLDITVEQTTGTRLPKLLIGTYSRYGTWNTQPTSVQLTAGTNTITNAVGGLIWIRYTNSTTGSTTKVTFNSGYQYAPYYKLGITTNSDWINQLQTYTTPDVVLEGTNCFIVVSRTKAIQYQAEDQSAILNKITQVIALEDDLNGLDNSLPAHAKNVHSYLLTQHEDPAYYFFAYDYRTAYITSDVNAILTLSAVGTNGWGLWHELGHQHQMMWRWGALGEVSVNLYSLYVQRTLTPSINRLVNDGVWPKAFTYLGKPAGTKDYNGSTSYANPLTDLFIRLCMFQQLTLAYGDNFYRTLAKDMRVENPTLANDDARMRYFMLKACSISGKNLSNFFQKWGLNLSTSAATTQIYADMAALGLPAPSTDPSTLQDNVAPLTELSKTGWSINSFSSEETSGEGAINGRAATLIDGSHSTFWHSRWTTSATSYPHQIVIDLGSSKSANGLSLVQRSGLSRAIKNFQVLTSTDNINFTSVNNYVAQNAAGVQYFGFGSTKTLRYLKVIMNSAQDGLQFASLAELGLYN
- a CDS encoding hypothetical protein (product_source=Hypo-rule applied; cath_funfam=1.10.10.10; ko=KO:K21572; pfam=PF07980,PF14322; superfamily=48452; tigrfam=TIGR01409; transmembrane_helix_parts=Inside_1_12,TMhelix_13_35,Outside_36_568), with translation MKNQNQYINSRRSFLKATGLLGGAALIPSFFLASCKKGFLDREPLDSVTDISFWKTEEQLKLAANACYSNLRNNNTIAMENMGDNTIYPPNSEYQAISAGNYDFTSGTLNSEWVNLYAAIRRCNHFLENYTKATNISATALAQYAGEVRFLRAFMYTYLIFLFGDVPLISKTLDIGDEEVFGPRNKRAEVLEFVFADLDAAAAGLPTTYTAAELGRITKGAAFAWKARVALFFEKWSIAEAAAKSVIDLNVYQLYTAGGTAKCYNDLFTYKGKLAAGANKETILARPNVAGVSVHNTSREIQVPDQTSRYSPTKSLVDSYLCTDGLPIDKSPLYSESTYADIFKNRDPRMNQTILTPGWAWGGQDDGDADATTNPIFNTPKWNADKKGCITGTGFYFSKYVEVAAVGTVSQDSNDIHHIRYAEVLLTLAEARLEQGTLTQTDIDNTINKLRDRVGMKRMVITELAAAGLDLRTEIRRERRVELALEGQRYYDILRWKQGDLLAQDVKGMKKSLVESFNQQYVATIATDANGYFVVNTGRKFVAPKNYLWPIPITQLQRNPVLGQNPGW